The following proteins come from a genomic window of Solwaraspora sp. WMMA2065:
- a CDS encoding ABC transporter permease, producing MGRLGWTLTDGLTLIGRELTRLRQEPGQIIAALVFPAVMVVLFGYVLGSAIQVPGGGDYREYLMPGLFAMVTFSAWLGVMTRTASDATRGVMDRFRSMPMARLAVPFGQTGTDLLTGLLMLTIMVGAGLLVGWQPHRGLIPTIQAFLLMIVLRYALSWVGVYVGLAVKNDQVADAMVPLGLPFTMLSNAFVPTDGMPGWLRFLADWNPVSALTAASRELFGNPGAPSGNVAWPLAHPVTAVLLWSAVLLVIFVPLSLRAYTRRGR from the coding sequence ATGGGTCGCCTGGGCTGGACGCTCACCGACGGGCTGACCCTGATTGGCCGCGAGCTCACACGGCTGCGGCAGGAGCCCGGGCAGATCATCGCCGCGCTGGTCTTCCCCGCCGTCATGGTGGTGCTGTTCGGCTACGTCCTCGGCAGCGCGATCCAGGTGCCGGGTGGCGGTGACTACCGCGAGTACCTCATGCCCGGCCTGTTCGCGATGGTGACCTTCTCCGCATGGTTGGGGGTCATGACGCGGACGGCCAGCGACGCCACTCGCGGCGTGATGGACCGATTCCGCTCCATGCCGATGGCGCGCTTGGCGGTGCCGTTCGGGCAGACCGGCACCGACCTGCTGACCGGCCTGTTGATGCTGACCATCATGGTGGGTGCGGGACTGCTGGTGGGCTGGCAGCCCCACCGTGGCCTGATCCCCACGATTCAGGCGTTCCTGTTGATGATCGTGCTGCGGTACGCGCTGAGCTGGGTGGGCGTCTATGTGGGCCTGGCGGTCAAGAACGACCAGGTCGCCGACGCGATGGTGCCGCTCGGCCTGCCGTTCACGATGCTGTCCAACGCGTTCGTCCCGACCGACGGCATGCCGGGCTGGTTGCGCTTCCTGGCGGACTGGAACCCGGTGAGCGCGCTCACCGCCGCCTCCCGGGAGCTGTTCGGCAATCCGGGCGCCCCCTCGGGAAACGTAGCCTGGCCACTCGCGCATCCGGTGACCGCCGTCCTGCTCTGGTCGGCCGTACTGTTGGTGATCTTCGTCCCGCTGTCGTTGCGCGCCTACACGCGCCGAGGACGCTGA
- a CDS encoding STM4013/SEN3800 family hydrolase, translating to MKDLIGSHDLLFVTLDTLRYDVAVELLAAGRTPQLARALPDGQWQRRHSPASFTYAAHQAFFTGFLPTPAEPGSHPRMFAAAFPGSATTDEHTWVFDAPDLVTALRKEGYHTVCVGGVGFFNRSSPLGATLPGLFAESHWESAFGVTAPGCFEAQLDRIAEVVPAVPADQPLFLFVNVAAMHQPNRHYLPGTERDNRDSHAAALEYVDRHIGRLFAMASSRGRPCLTIICADHGTAYGEDGHSGHRVGHEVVWTVPYADFVIDPGAWSDAATPDPA from the coding sequence ATGAAGGACCTGATCGGCAGCCACGACCTGCTGTTCGTCACGCTTGACACGTTGCGCTATGACGTGGCGGTCGAGCTGCTCGCCGCCGGCCGGACACCGCAGCTGGCCCGCGCGCTACCGGACGGGCAGTGGCAACGCCGGCACAGCCCGGCCAGCTTCACGTACGCCGCACATCAGGCGTTCTTCACCGGCTTCCTGCCCACCCCGGCCGAACCGGGCAGCCACCCCCGGATGTTCGCCGCGGCTTTCCCCGGCAGCGCCACCACCGACGAGCACACCTGGGTCTTCGACGCACCCGACCTGGTCACCGCGCTGCGCAAGGAGGGCTACCACACGGTGTGCGTCGGCGGGGTCGGGTTCTTCAACCGCTCCTCGCCGCTGGGCGCGACCCTGCCGGGCCTGTTCGCCGAGTCGCACTGGGAGTCGGCGTTCGGGGTGACCGCGCCCGGCTGCTTCGAGGCCCAGCTGGACCGGATCGCCGAGGTCGTCCCGGCCGTTCCCGCTGACCAGCCGCTGTTTCTGTTCGTCAACGTGGCCGCCATGCACCAGCCGAACCGGCACTACCTGCCGGGCACCGAACGCGACAACCGGGACAGCCACGCCGCCGCCCTGGAGTACGTCGACCGGCACATCGGCCGGTTGTTCGCCATGGCCAGCTCACGGGGCAGGCCCTGTCTGACGATCATCTGCGCCGACCACGGCACCGCGTACGGCGAGGACGGACACAGCGGACACCGGGTCGGCCACGAGGTGGTGTGGACGGTCCCGTACGCCGATTTCGTGATCGACCCCGGCGCCTGGTCCGACGCCGCGACACCGGACCCGGCGTGA
- a CDS encoding TetR/AcrR family transcriptional regulator C-terminal domain-containing protein, with translation MRRIAAEIGAGAMSLYRYVPSRDNLVDLMADQVTGEIDVAGMPSGDWRTDLARYADGLRAMWLRHPWMAAVQRSLPSFGPNQLLLIERLMGVLDDLIPIDENLGLIAMLSGYIEGTVREEIGSTKELRRSGLSESEWMARSHPYVDQLVRSGEYPIFTKIVTQARQPHLSRDDQFRDGLQRVFDCIAAALPSVADSGQPSELQSPQ, from the coding sequence ATGCGACGGATCGCCGCTGAGATCGGCGCCGGTGCGATGTCCCTCTACCGGTACGTCCCGAGTCGCGACAACCTTGTCGATCTCATGGCCGACCAGGTGACAGGCGAGATCGACGTCGCGGGGATGCCCTCGGGCGACTGGCGCACGGACCTGGCGCGCTATGCCGACGGGCTTCGGGCCATGTGGCTGAGGCATCCCTGGATGGCCGCCGTGCAGCGGTCACTGCCCAGCTTCGGCCCTAACCAGCTGCTCCTGATCGAACGGTTGATGGGCGTGCTCGATGATCTCATCCCCATCGACGAGAACCTCGGCCTCATAGCCATGCTGAGCGGCTACATCGAGGGCACCGTCCGCGAGGAGATCGGCTCAACCAAGGAGCTGCGCCGCAGTGGGCTCAGCGAGTCGGAGTGGATGGCGCGGAGCCACCCGTACGTCGACCAGCTGGTGAGAAGCGGCGAGTACCCGATCTTCACCAAGATCGTAACGCAGGCGCGTCAGCCACACCTGAGCCGCGACGACCAGTTCCGAGACGGACTCCAGCGGGTTTTCGACTGCATCGCTGCGGCCCTTCCATCAGTGGCCGACTCCGGGCAACCAAGTGAACTGCAGTCGCCGCAGTAG
- a CDS encoding DUF4386 family protein, producing the protein MTGALPYGAPIEDVLAYYAANRDAVAIVSGLVAVYLPLLLVFVTGLRGLVERRGRAGTDWARLAVAAGATLSAIFVLVNVLQIGLVLSASGLAEPTPAFGLVWQMHAAAFALALPMLGATCIGSALAAHASGLAPAWQRLLGMVGGSLLLAAGLGNLAIADGSPLILVGLLGFVAWLVWLLATGVRLVRS; encoded by the coding sequence GTGACGGGCGCGCTGCCCTACGGCGCTCCGATCGAGGACGTGCTGGCCTACTACGCGGCCAACCGTGACGCGGTCGCGATCGTGTCCGGTCTTGTAGCCGTGTACCTGCCGCTGCTGCTCGTGTTCGTGACGGGCCTGCGTGGCCTCGTGGAGCGGCGGGGCAGAGCAGGCACCGACTGGGCGCGCCTCGCCGTGGCCGCTGGCGCGACGCTGTCGGCAATCTTCGTGCTTGTCAACGTCCTGCAGATCGGGCTCGTGCTCTCCGCCAGCGGGCTCGCCGAGCCGACGCCCGCGTTCGGGCTCGTCTGGCAGATGCACGCGGCGGCGTTCGCGCTGGCGCTGCCGATGCTCGGCGCCACCTGCATCGGCTCGGCCCTCGCCGCGCACGCGAGCGGGCTGGCTCCGGCTTGGCAGCGCCTGCTGGGCATGGTGGGCGGGAGCCTGCTGCTTGCTGCGGGGCTGGGCAACCTCGCGATCGCCGACGGCTCGCCGCTGATCCTCGTCGGACTCCTAGGGTTCGTCGCCTGGCTCGTCTGGCTGCTCGCGACCGGCGTGCGCCTCGTCCGGTCGTGA
- a CDS encoding STM4014 family protein, translating into MSHTTPLVVVGNPGNRRVGAFRTAAHAAGLRVRVLPWRKLAAGEDVALPGGATVRIDSPGEDSEVDRLLRGAGRPLDHGEISGGAAWYAGLRAALGRLTDAARRAGATLLNDPADIAVLFDKRAGHRRLAAAGVAQPAILDTAPGDWAQLRTALSDAGWARVFVKPVHGSSASGVLALHAHGRRTQAVTSVELTDDGRLFNSLRVRTYRTEREVASIVDRLAPDGLLVQRWFPKAGLHGRVVDLRVLVIAGEPGHLVVRSSDGPLTNLHLGNRRGDPAAVRAAFGPRRWAAALADCVRAARCFTGSLHVGVDLMIGSDWRRHAVAEVNAFGDLLPTVCDAAGRDSYAAQLHAIRTGRFAAWRTTAAMGRSA; encoded by the coding sequence ATGAGCCACACCACGCCGCTGGTCGTGGTCGGCAACCCGGGCAACCGGCGGGTCGGGGCGTTCCGCACCGCCGCGCACGCCGCTGGCCTGCGGGTTCGGGTGCTGCCCTGGCGGAAGCTCGCCGCCGGGGAGGATGTCGCCCTGCCCGGCGGGGCGACGGTACGGATCGACTCGCCCGGCGAGGACTCCGAGGTGGATCGGCTGCTGCGCGGCGCCGGCCGACCGCTCGACCACGGCGAGATCAGCGGCGGTGCCGCCTGGTACGCCGGGCTGCGCGCCGCCCTGGGCCGGCTCACCGACGCCGCCCGGCGGGCCGGCGCGACCCTGCTCAACGACCCGGCCGACATCGCCGTGCTGTTCGACAAACGCGCCGGGCACCGGCGGCTGGCCGCCGCCGGGGTGGCCCAGCCGGCCATCCTGGACACCGCACCCGGTGACTGGGCGCAGCTGCGTACCGCTCTGTCCGACGCCGGCTGGGCCCGGGTCTTCGTCAAACCGGTGCACGGGTCGTCGGCGTCCGGGGTGCTCGCCCTGCACGCGCACGGCCGGCGGACGCAGGCGGTCACCTCGGTTGAGCTGACCGACGACGGGCGGCTGTTCAACTCGCTGCGGGTGCGGACCTACCGTACCGAGCGGGAGGTCGCCTCTATCGTGGACCGGTTGGCCCCGGACGGGTTGCTGGTGCAGCGCTGGTTCCCGAAGGCCGGCCTGCACGGCCGGGTCGTCGACCTGCGGGTGCTGGTGATCGCCGGTGAGCCGGGCCACCTGGTGGTGCGCAGCAGCGACGGTCCGCTGACCAACCTGCACCTGGGCAACCGGCGCGGTGACCCGGCGGCGGTACGGGCGGCGTTCGGCCCCCGCCGGTGGGCGGCGGCGCTGGCCGACTGTGTACGCGCGGCGCGCTGCTTCACCGGCAGCCTGCACGTCGGAGTGGACCTGATGATCGGCAGTGACTGGCGGCGGCACGCCGTGGCGGAGGTGAACGCCTTCGGCGATCTGCTCCCCACGGTGTGCGACGCTGCCGGGCGGGACAGCTACGCTGCCCAGCTGCATGCCATACGTACCGGCCGGTTCGCCGCCTGGCGGACCACGGCCGCGATGGGGAGGTCGGCATGA
- a CDS encoding DUF397 domain-containing protein: MQSTPTESLCWRKSSRSNANGNCVEVAPAGGVVAVRDSTDPTGPRLAFPATAWRSFVDGLRA, translated from the coding sequence ATGCAGTCGACCCCAACCGAGTCGCTGTGTTGGCGCAAGAGCAGCCGCAGCAACGCGAACGGGAACTGCGTCGAGGTCGCGCCGGCCGGCGGGGTGGTGGCGGTCCGCGACTCCACCGACCCGACCGGTCCACGGCTGGCCTTCCCCGCCACCGCGTGGCGTTCCTTCGTGGACGGCCTGCGCGCCTGA
- a CDS encoding helix-turn-helix transcriptional regulator, whose product MPASPTIRRQRLGGELRRLRRAAAMTLEQVCDQLGWASTSKLSRLELGQSRPDLADILDLLDVYHVVPAEREKLVIIARDAAATRGWWKALGSMGQRQRGYTELEASAATIFEYQQLLVPGLLQTPEYARLRVRSGRDVYGDLDINADTLARTARQEVLRREHPPHYEAVIDESALLRASVPPETRRGQLRHLTALSELDNVTIQVLPLEAVVHDSFMPHTSFSLYSFPDPADPRTVVLETLTSDIHLTDDEDVMLYARIGRWLQQAALPADESRDLLAKLVAES is encoded by the coding sequence ATGCCTGCAAGTCCCACGATCAGGCGGCAGCGGCTTGGCGGCGAGCTGCGTCGGCTCCGCCGCGCGGCCGCAATGACTTTGGAGCAGGTCTGCGACCAGCTCGGCTGGGCGTCGACATCGAAGCTGTCCCGGCTCGAACTGGGCCAGAGCAGACCAGACCTGGCCGACATTCTGGACCTGCTCGACGTCTACCACGTCGTGCCGGCCGAGCGGGAGAAGCTGGTCATCATCGCCCGCGACGCCGCCGCCACCCGTGGCTGGTGGAAGGCGCTCGGCTCGATGGGTCAGCGCCAGCGTGGCTACACCGAGCTCGAAGCCAGCGCTGCCACGATCTTCGAGTACCAGCAACTGCTGGTGCCTGGGCTGCTGCAGACCCCGGAGTACGCCCGGCTGAGGGTCCGCTCCGGTCGCGACGTCTACGGTGACCTCGACATCAACGCTGACACCTTGGCGCGTACCGCCCGACAGGAAGTGCTGCGTCGCGAACATCCGCCGCACTACGAGGCGGTCATCGACGAGAGTGCGCTGCTGCGGGCCAGCGTGCCACCCGAGACCCGGCGCGGCCAGCTGCGCCACCTGACCGCGCTCAGCGAGCTGGACAACGTCACCATCCAGGTGCTGCCGCTCGAAGCGGTCGTGCACGATTCGTTCATGCCGCACACCAGCTTCTCGCTCTACTCGTTCCCCGACCCGGCCGATCCCCGCACCGTGGTGCTGGAGACGTTGACCAGCGACATTCACCTCACCGACGACGAGGACGTGATGCTGTACGCCCGGATCGGTCGCTGGCTTCAGCAGGCGGCGCTGCCGGCCGATGAAAGCCGGGATCTGCTGGCTAAGCTGGTGGCAGAGAGTTGA
- a CDS encoding PadR family transcriptional regulator: protein MVGDRLELELRRGVVVLAVLSQLGEFRYGYELRQSLSDNGLPIEEGTLYPLLRRLESQGVLVSEWRTEGQPRRYYRRSPAGEELYDRLRDSWHGMNEAMGQLLKGDR from the coding sequence ATGGTTGGCGACAGGCTGGAGCTTGAGCTGCGCCGGGGCGTTGTCGTCCTGGCGGTGCTGTCACAGCTGGGCGAGTTCCGCTACGGCTACGAGCTGCGCCAGTCGCTGTCCGACAACGGCCTCCCGATCGAGGAGGGAACGCTCTACCCGCTGCTGCGGCGGCTGGAGAGCCAGGGCGTCCTGGTCAGCGAGTGGCGGACCGAAGGGCAGCCACGCCGCTACTACCGCCGCAGCCCCGCCGGCGAAGAGCTGTACGACCGGCTCAGGGACTCGTGGCATGGGATGAACGAGGCCATGGGCCAGCTGCTGAAAGGTGACAGGTAA
- the uvrB gene encoding excinuclease ABC subunit UvrB has product MALDIPRLDGRFQVVSDYSPAGDQPAAIDELERRVRRGDRHSVLLGATGTGKSATTAWLVERLQRPTLVMAPNKTLCAQLAKEFRELMPHNAVEYFVSYYDYYQPEAYIPQTDTYIEKDSSINEEVERLRHSATMSLLTRRDVIVVATVSAIYGLGTPQEYLERAVKVTAGAEQDRDSLLRRLVDIQYARNDLSFSRGTFRVRGDTLEIIPAYEELAVRIEFFGDEIERLYYLHPLTGDVVREVDQLLIFPATHYAAGPARMERAIRDIEAELTDRLAELDRQGKLLEAQRLRMRTTYDIEMMRQVGFCSGIENYSMHIDGRDYGSPPHTLLDYFPDDFVTVVDESHVTIPQIGGMFEGDASRKRMLIDHGFRLPSAADNRPLRFDEFLERVGQMVFLSATPGPWELEQAAGEFVEQVIRPTGLVDPQVKVKPTKGQIDDLMHEIRLRTDRDERVLVTTLTKKMAEDLTDYLLEHGIRVRYLHSEVDTLRRVELLRELRKGDYDVLVGINLLREGLDLPEVSLVAILDADKEGFLRSGRSLIQTIGRAARNVSGEVHMYADKMTPSMTDAIDETNRRRAKQVAYNEANGISPEPLRKKIHDILDDIYREADDTDGALAGRSVGGSGRQMSRGKGPVPETRSKGRGTTTPSSAGMARADLAQLIQELNDQMLNAARELQFELAARIRDEISELKKELRAMDVAGVS; this is encoded by the coding sequence ATGGCGCTCGACATCCCGCGACTGGACGGCCGCTTCCAGGTCGTCAGCGACTACTCGCCGGCCGGCGACCAGCCGGCAGCCATCGACGAGCTTGAGCGCCGGGTGCGTCGTGGCGACCGACATTCGGTGCTGCTCGGCGCGACCGGCACCGGCAAGAGCGCCACCACCGCCTGGCTGGTCGAGCGGCTGCAGCGGCCCACCCTGGTGATGGCCCCCAACAAGACGCTCTGCGCCCAGCTGGCCAAGGAGTTCCGCGAGCTGATGCCGCACAACGCGGTGGAGTACTTCGTCTCCTACTACGACTACTACCAGCCCGAGGCGTACATCCCACAGACCGACACCTACATCGAGAAGGACTCCTCGATCAACGAGGAGGTGGAGCGGCTGCGCCACTCGGCGACCATGTCGCTGCTGACCCGCCGCGACGTGATCGTGGTCGCCACCGTCTCGGCGATCTACGGCCTGGGCACCCCGCAGGAGTATCTCGAGCGCGCGGTCAAGGTGACCGCCGGCGCCGAGCAGGACCGCGACTCGCTGCTGCGCCGCCTGGTCGACATCCAGTACGCCCGCAACGACCTGTCGTTCAGCCGGGGCACGTTCCGGGTCCGCGGCGACACTCTGGAGATCATCCCGGCGTACGAGGAGCTGGCGGTCCGGATCGAGTTCTTCGGTGACGAGATCGAGCGGCTCTACTACCTGCACCCGTTGACCGGTGACGTGGTGCGCGAGGTCGACCAGCTGCTGATCTTCCCGGCCACGCACTACGCCGCCGGGCCGGCGCGGATGGAGCGGGCGATCCGCGACATCGAGGCCGAGCTGACCGACCGGCTCGCCGAGCTGGACCGGCAGGGCAAGCTCCTCGAGGCGCAGCGGCTGCGGATGCGCACCACGTACGACATCGAGATGATGCGCCAGGTCGGCTTCTGCTCCGGCATTGAGAACTACTCGATGCACATCGACGGCCGCGACTACGGCAGTCCGCCGCACACCCTGCTCGACTACTTCCCGGACGACTTCGTCACCGTCGTCGACGAGTCGCACGTGACGATCCCGCAGATCGGCGGCATGTTCGAGGGCGACGCCTCCCGCAAGCGGATGCTGATCGACCACGGGTTCCGGCTGCCCAGCGCCGCCGACAACCGGCCGCTGCGCTTCGACGAGTTCCTGGAGCGGGTCGGCCAGATGGTGTTCCTGTCCGCCACCCCCGGGCCATGGGAGCTGGAACAGGCGGCCGGCGAGTTCGTCGAGCAGGTGATCCGCCCCACCGGTCTGGTCGACCCGCAGGTCAAGGTCAAGCCGACCAAGGGTCAGATCGACGACCTGATGCACGAGATCCGGCTGCGCACCGACCGCGACGAGCGGGTGCTGGTCACCACGCTGACCAAGAAGATGGCCGAGGACCTCACCGACTACCTGCTGGAGCACGGCATCCGGGTGCGCTACCTGCACTCCGAGGTCGACACGCTGCGCCGGGTCGAGCTGCTGCGTGAGCTGCGCAAGGGCGACTACGACGTACTGGTCGGCATCAACCTGCTCCGCGAGGGCCTGGACCTGCCCGAGGTGTCGCTCGTGGCGATCCTCGACGCCGACAAGGAGGGCTTCCTGCGCAGCGGCCGGTCGCTGATCCAGACCATCGGCCGGGCCGCCCGTAACGTTTCCGGCGAGGTCCACATGTACGCCGACAAGATGACCCCGTCGATGACCGACGCGATCGACGAGACGAACCGGCGTCGGGCCAAGCAGGTGGCGTACAACGAGGCCAACGGCATCTCGCCGGAGCCGCTGCGCAAGAAGATCCACGACATCCTCGACGACATCTACCGGGAGGCCGACGACACCGACGGCGCGCTCGCCGGTCGGTCGGTCGGCGGCTCCGGCCGGCAGATGTCGCGCGGCAAGGGCCCGGTGCCGGAGACCCGCAGCAAGGGCCGGGGCACCACCACCCCGTCCAGCGCCGGCATGGCGCGCGCCGACCTGGCCCAGCTGATCCAGGAGCTCAACGACCAGATGCTCAATGCTGCCCGCGAGCTGCAGTTCGAGTTGGCCGCCCGGATCCGCGACGAGATCTCCGAGCTGAAGAAGGAGCTGCGGGCGATGGACGTCGCCGGCGTCAGCTGA
- a CDS encoding DUF6326 family protein, whose amino-acid sequence MTIRTKTPNQLDNLPIPVQAKLAAAWTSCMFLYIYVDYFHLYKPGVIDGIRGGVIFEFEISPTLLTIFLASVAIPALMVILSMTLPARANRATNLVTASLYIPLTVFNAAGESWDWAFFYGLSIGLEVLLLAFILGSAWTWPRTSAVPAGPATTDLRQ is encoded by the coding sequence ATGACCATCCGAACGAAAACCCCGAACCAGCTCGACAACCTACCGATCCCGGTGCAGGCCAAGCTCGCCGCCGCATGGACCAGCTGCATGTTCCTCTACATCTACGTCGACTACTTCCACCTCTACAAGCCCGGCGTCATCGACGGAATCCGGGGTGGCGTCATCTTCGAGTTCGAGATCAGTCCGACGTTGTTGACCATTTTCCTCGCGTCCGTGGCGATCCCGGCCCTGATGGTGATTCTCTCCATGACGCTGCCCGCCCGGGCGAACCGCGCCACGAACCTCGTCACCGCATCGCTCTACATCCCCCTCACGGTGTTCAACGCGGCAGGGGAGTCCTGGGACTGGGCCTTCTTCTACGGCCTCTCGATCGGACTCGAGGTGCTGCTTCTGGCCTTCATCCTGGGCTCCGCCTGGACATGGCCTCGAACCTCCGCCGTCCCAGCGGGTCCCGCGACGACCGACCTTCGGCAGTAG
- a CDS encoding STM4015 family protein: MTINEHITHFAGLPVVDFDPQTAAQHTGSPVAWRLSASEEDEVEFAQLFATWLDTVDPASVEALVTGDWGEPWDVTFPLELLVDAAPRLTNLRAVFLGEMTFDECEISWILQPDITPLLAAYPALQVLRVRGAMSLLLQPVRHTGLREFAIESGGLPAALTRAVAASDLPACTHLELWLGTPDYEGDTSVDDLASILDGTRLPALRTLGLRNAEIADAVAAALTAAAVVPRLETIDLSLGTLGDDGATALLAGQPLTHLRRLDLHRHYLSDAMMVRLPAALPGVDVDLSDQQEVDPHRGRYVSVGE, encoded by the coding sequence ATGACCATCAACGAGCACATCACCCACTTCGCCGGACTGCCGGTGGTCGACTTCGACCCGCAGACGGCGGCGCAGCACACCGGCTCCCCGGTCGCCTGGCGACTCAGCGCGTCGGAGGAGGACGAGGTCGAATTCGCCCAGCTCTTCGCCACCTGGCTGGACACCGTCGACCCGGCGAGCGTCGAGGCGCTGGTGACCGGCGACTGGGGAGAACCGTGGGACGTCACGTTCCCGCTGGAGCTGCTGGTCGACGCCGCGCCCCGGCTGACCAACCTGCGGGCCGTCTTCCTCGGCGAGATGACCTTCGACGAGTGCGAGATCTCCTGGATCCTGCAGCCCGACATCACCCCGCTGCTGGCCGCCTACCCGGCGCTGCAGGTGCTGCGGGTACGCGGTGCGATGTCGCTGCTGTTGCAGCCGGTGCGGCACACCGGGCTGCGGGAGTTCGCCATCGAGTCCGGCGGGCTGCCGGCCGCCCTCACCCGCGCCGTCGCCGCCAGCGACCTGCCGGCCTGCACCCATCTGGAACTGTGGCTGGGCACCCCCGACTACGAAGGTGACACCTCAGTGGACGACCTGGCGTCGATCCTCGATGGCACCCGGCTGCCCGCGCTGCGTACCCTCGGGTTGCGTAACGCCGAGATCGCCGACGCGGTCGCCGCCGCGCTGACCGCCGCGGCGGTGGTGCCCCGCCTGGAAACCATCGACCTGTCGTTGGGCACCCTCGGCGACGACGGGGCCACCGCCCTGCTCGCCGGGCAGCCGCTGACCCATCTGCGCCGTCTCGACCTGCACCGGCACTACCTGTCCGACGCGATGATGGTCCGGCTGCCGGCCGCACTGCCCGGCGTCGACGTCGACCTGAGCGATCAGCAGGAGGTCGACCCGCACCGGGGGCGGTACGTCTCGGTCGGCGAATGA
- a CDS encoding TetR/AcrR family transcriptional regulator C-terminal domain-containing protein → MRKQRQVASDAGLSKQRVVAEAIRIADREGVNGLSMRRLASALDAGAMSLYYYVASKDELLDAMIDVVFEEIELPPEGTDWQSAMRRRSVSARQVLARHPWAIGLMESRTSPGPAHLRHREAVTACLRRAGFSVLMATHANWLLDVYVYGFALQEASLPFDTADKFADMAEDVYLPQLPADEFPYLNESAAALVAAGYDPAEEFIFGLDLVLAALDPLRASA, encoded by the coding sequence GTGAGGAAGCAACGCCAGGTCGCGTCAGACGCGGGGCTGAGCAAGCAGCGGGTGGTGGCCGAGGCGATCCGGATCGCTGACCGCGAGGGGGTCAACGGGCTGAGCATGCGCCGGCTGGCTAGCGCGCTCGACGCGGGCGCGATGTCGCTCTACTACTACGTGGCGAGCAAGGACGAGTTGCTGGACGCCATGATTGATGTCGTGTTCGAGGAGATCGAGCTCCCGCCCGAGGGGACCGACTGGCAGTCTGCGATGCGACGGCGGTCGGTGTCCGCCCGCCAGGTTCTCGCACGCCACCCGTGGGCGATCGGCCTGATGGAGTCACGGACGTCGCCGGGGCCCGCGCACCTGCGCCACCGCGAGGCGGTCACCGCCTGCCTGCGCAGGGCCGGCTTCTCGGTTCTGATGGCGACGCACGCCAACTGGTTGCTCGACGTCTACGTCTACGGGTTCGCCCTGCAGGAAGCCAGCCTGCCGTTCGACACCGCCGACAAGTTCGCGGACATGGCCGAGGACGTCTACCTGCCCCAGCTTCCTGCTGACGAGTTCCCCTACCTCAACGAGTCCGCCGCTGCGCTCGTCGCGGCCGGCTACGACCCGGCCGAGGAGTTCATCTTCGGCCTCGACCTCGTCCTAGCCGCCCTCGATCCGCTGAGAGCCTCCGCGTAG